TTCATCGGAGCTGACGCGCTGGCGTTTACTTCTGTTTGCTGAGGGTTCACCAGCCATGCTGTGAATATgggttgaggaaggaagaagaaacaagaCAATGTCGAAAAGGGGAACGCGTCAAAGCGCGTTCGCTCAAGCTCGAGCCAAATTACAACAAGTTATTTACGTAAAATTCCATCTCAATTATATTTGTAGCGGGCGCTACTCCAGTGCTCAAGCTTGTAATCCAATTACAAATGGACTAGCTTTCTTGACTTGGCTGATTAGAATTTGATTAGAATTTGTGACCCTCCACCAGCCGAAGTAGCGATACTTGGTACATCTTCCACCCGTCTCACTATTTGTTTTTGATTATCCTTCGCAACACTCATTTGCATCCTCACAGCCATGTCCGGCCCATCCCAGCAGCTGGCTCCCAACATGGCAGCATCACTCGCCCAGCTTTCACCGGCAAAACTGTCTCAGCTGCAACAACAAATACCCGACCTCTTGACAGACGCGGAGAAGCTCTTGCCAGAGGACAAGCGGAACGAAGTGTTCCGGGAGAAAATGCTGAGCAAAATGGTTACCCAGGCGAGGCAACAGCAGgctcaacaacagcaacaacagcaaggGATGGGTATGAATATGGGCCAGATGGGGAATGGCATGATGAACCTCCAAAACAAGCCGCAAATGGCGAACCAGTCGGTAAGTAATAAATCCATCCCCCCATTCGCAGAAATCCTATTTAGGTGTCTCGGGTCGGATGGCTGATTTGTACGATGTATATAGGCTCACCAAGACCAAATACGGCTACAGCTCGcacaacagcaacagcaacagcatgTCGCTGCTATGCTGGAGAAATCCCGACAAGCTGCGGCTGCTCAACATCAACAAACCGGAGCTGGACCTCGTCAACCAACTCCCAAACCAGGACAGCAGGCAATGACTCCCAACCCAATGGCTCAAGCAGCCATGTCAGCATCCCCCAACTCTCACGGTATCGGTTCGCCCCAAGTGAATATGCGGCAATCACCCAGTACTACATCGGGTGGGGCGGGCCGGCCGATGCTGAACATGCAGGGTATCAAGACGTTGGTGGAAAACTTTCCAAAACTGTTGgaattgaagaggatgggaaaaTTGAAGCCAGAGCAAGAGCGCCTGGTaggtcttctttcctttttttcaatgCCACATCCTTTCATTTCTATATCCTGGGATCGACACTGATGCTTTTCGTAGTTTGATCAATTCATTAACTCTCCCGATGGCCGCAATCACCTCCAACAATTTCAAGCGCACCAAGCCCGTGCTCTTGTTGAGCGAGGTCTAGCCAATCCCGTGGCTATGCCTCCTGGTACCCAACCACAACCACACTCTACCCAGACCCCCATTATGAACAACATGAACCTCCCTCTGACCGCGCAGCAACAAATGGCTGctctccaacaacaacaacaacaacaacagcagcagcagcagcagcagcagcagcaacagcaacaacagcaaggATTTggccagcaacaacaacatgCCCTGGCGGCTCAACTCTCTCAGCAATTCCCGCAAGGTATTCTACCTGCCGGATGCAATACCCAGCTCACCGCGCAACAAATGCAACAAATCCAACTCCAGCGTCTCGCGGCCGCTCAAGCTCAGCTGGCTAATCAGGGCCATGCCGCACTTAACGTACAACAAGGTCGACCACCTAATCCGGCGATGATCAATCAAGCTGCCGCTCTAGCTCGtgccgctgccgccgcACAAGTTGCCCAAGGAGGAGCACAAGGTCAATCACCACACATGCAGCAAGGTACACCTCAAGCTTCTGCTCCAAACCTCACGCAAACGCCTAACCAAGGCCAAGCATCGCAGAACTTTAActcccctcatcctcatccttctgtGCAGAATGCCGCTCGACCTATACCGGGCACTCGTCCCCCGATGACGTTACAGCAAATGCTACACAACATCCAACCCCATTTGGCGCGGGTGGCGCCGGATAAGGTGGAGAGTGTGAAAGCGGTGTTAGTGAGACTGGCGAGCATGAGCgatgaggagagggaagcgaCTCTCCGCCAAGTAAGTCTTCGGTTGTCGAaaatatgatgatgagcgcTGATGCTCGTTGACTTTAGAGTACTCACTGGATTCCCCTCTGGCAACGCGCAACCGCTCAGCCGATCAATAATGCCCAACATCAGAATCCCCAACAACTCGCCgctgctcaagctcaagtACAAGCTGCTGCAGCTGCTCAAGCGCAGGCTCAAGCTCATGCTGCCGTTCAAGCCCAAGCTCTCGCCGCCTCTCATGGGCAAAGTGGATCACCACACATCAATTTCGCCAACGTCAATGCTGCTCGCGCTTCAGGTACACCCGGTCAAGGCGGTACCCCTCTTCCTGGGAACATGAACTTGCCCAACCTCCATATTCCGGTCGGGAAACAGAGAGGCAGCATCTCTGCTACGAGCGCGAATGGGCAATCACCCCAAGTACGTCCACCTGTCCTGCAAGGGCAATCACCAGGTGACATTGCCAATGCGGCTGGCGGTGGGGGACCAGATCCTTCCCTCGTGCAACTTATGATCGAGCAAGGTATCCCCGTTCATCAAGCTGCGCAGGTACTCGCTCGTCAACAGCAACTTGCAGCAGCGTCAGCTTCTCTCGGGGTAGGCATGGGGTTGGGAGGTATACCGACGTTCCCGCAGGGATCCCAGGCTCAAGCACAGGCTCAAGCACAAGCACAGCTGGCAGGGATGGGCGGTATGCAGGGGATGCCGGGGATGGGTAGTGTAGGTGGCATTGGGCAACAGATGGGAGTAGCGGgccagcagcaacaaccgcagcagcaacagcggAACATCACTCCGGCCATGCTCATCGCCCAGTATTCACATGAGATccctcctcgtccacctcctcttcgaccTGAGCTCATCCTCCCCGATGCCCCTGCGCCTGCGGATCGTACAGGATCTCTCCTTGCACGTGCATCTGCCACCTATACCCCTGTGggctcttcctccagcgT
The genomic region above belongs to Cryptococcus neoformans var. neoformans JEC21 chromosome 4 sequence and contains:
- a CDS encoding TAF15, putative, whose amino-acid sequence is MSGPSQQLAPNMAASLAQLSPAKLSQLQQQIPDLLTDAEKLLPEDKRNEVFREKMLSKMVTQARQQQAQQQQQQQGMGMNMGQMGNGMMNLQNKPQMANQSAHQDQIRLQLAQQQQQQHVAAMLEKSRQAAAAQHQQTGAGPRQPTPKPGQQAMTPNPMAQAAMSASPNSHGIGSPQVNMRQSPSTTSGGAGRPMLNMQGIKTLVENFPKLLELKRMGKLKPEQERLFDQFINSPDGRNHLQQFQAHQARALVERGLANPVAMPPGTQPQPHSTQTPIMNNMNLPLTAQQQMAALQQQQQQQQQQQQQQQQQQQQQQGFGQQQQHALAAQLSQQFPQGILPAGCNTQLTAQQMQQIQLQRLAAAQAQLANQGHAALNVQQGRPPNPAMINQAAALARAAAAAQVAQGGAQGQSPHMQQGTPQASAPNLTQTPNQGQASQNFNSPHPHPSVQNAARPIPGTRPPMTLQQMLHNIQPHLARVAPDKVESVKAVLVRLASMSDEEREATLRQSTHWIPLWQRATAQPINNAQHQNPQQLAAAQAQVQAAAAAQAQAQAHAAVQAQALAASHGQSGSPHINFANVNAARASGTPGQGGTPLPGNMNLPNLHIPVGKQRGSISATSANGQSPQVRPPVLQGQSPGDIANAAGGGGPDPSLVQLMIEQGIPVHQAAQVLARQQQLAAASASLGVGMGLGGIPTFPQGSQAQAQAQAQAQLAGMGGMQGMPGMGSVGGIGQQMGVAGQQQQPQQQQRNITPAMLIAQYSHEIPPRPPPLRPELILPDAPAPADRTGSLLARASATYTPVGSSSSVNAQGQTQTGSASASASAFGSGSQTQAQIQEEGRDMRSTLFKPLNSMETGTKLVGRGTLGWNRVVRELVDDWPEGLREVVDEEAEDEEDGNGVMGDEGEHKGRVSGMPGQRKRKVQELAEEVDKALRIPKDSETLLLEIFDEHCDIVSESSCMLAKHRKASTVDRKDIQLSWELLYGRIIPGFSADRIRADQSRSSARHRQANAGYAAKLRAVGEAKGAWRKEKREREKGKENDADGEREEHEREKGTVALNGVGDGVGVGASISVGPAIGQGMKGIKVEEVVA